GAGTAATTAAACGCATCAATATAGCTATAAGCAACATCACTCACTCGAGCCGTTACTTTCTTCCTTCACCATTCCTCTCTAACAACCTCTCCGCCCTCTGAAACTCTCATCAATCAAGAAACATTGCTGAAAATAATAGAGCTGCTTGAGCAAGCTGAATTAGAAGATTGGCttcatggtttttctttttcctttttcttggttCAATAAATGCAAATTCAAAGGTGAGCATGCCAATATTTTCTTGTTCTTGCTGGTCAATTTCGATTAGGTTGTTTACAAATCCTCCTTGATGGGCATCAAGTGGAAAATTCTTGCCTTCAGTTTCTCGTAATCTGTTTCCTTACCCCACTCTCTTGCATGTCCGTACTTCCTTGAACTCTTTtcaagtttctttctttcaatTACCCTTCAAAGGGAATCTATATTCAGGCATGAATTTTGATATCCATGTTTTATTTCTTGGAATCACCTGTTCTTTCATTGTGAATAAGGTCCATTCAGCTAGTAACAGCAATATATCAAACTCTGATTCTCTTGTGTTGGCTTGTGGTGCTCCTACCAATGCCACAGATAATAACGGCAGGAGTTGGATTCCAGATTCTAAATTCCTTGCATCTTCAGATAATTCAATAGTTGCCATGGCTCTTTCTCAAGATCCTTCATTGCCTTCCACTGTCCCTTACATGACTGCCAGAGTATTCCAATCACAATTCACTTACACGTTCAGAATTTCTCCCAAAGCCCGCCACTGGATTCGCCTTCATTTTTACCCTTCTTCTTATAATAATCTCAGCTCTTCAAATGGATTCTTTTCTGTAACAGCTCATGGTTTCACACTTCTTAACAATTTTAGTGCTTTGATCACCGCCCAAGCGCTTACACAAGCTTATATTGTCAGAGAATATAATATTGTACCAATTCAGACTGGTATTCTCAACCTCACATTCACTCCATCACCAGCATATAATGGATCTTTTGCTTTTGTCAATGGCATTGAGATTATCTCAACGCCAGAACTTTTTCAAGCTGCGCCTTTGGTTGGGTTTTCAGAGCAGTCAGTGGAAGTAGAACAGAATACGGTGCAGACACTGATTAGGCTAAATGTTGGTGGACAGTATATTCCAGCTAGTGATGATTCTGGTCTGAGCAGAACATGGTACGATGACTCGCCTTATCTATTTGGTGCAGCTTTTGGTGTCACCTCTCAGGCTGATGAAAATGTGAGAATCAATTATCCAACTGGTTTACCCGAGTACATTGCTCCTGTTAACGTTTATGACACAGCAAGGTCAATGGGGCCTGATCCAAAGGTTAATCAGAATTTCAACCTTACATGGGTGTTTCAAGTTGATCCCAATTATACTTATCTCGTGAGGTTCCATTTCTGCGATTATCAGATGTCCAAAGTTAATCAGAGGGTGTTTGCTATCTTCATTAACAACCAAACAGCTTTTCCAGATGCAGATGTGATTGGATGGGCTAGCGCAAAAGGGGTACCAGTTTACAAGGATTTTACGATACATGTCAGTGATAGGAGTGGCGATGAACAATTGTGGGTGGCTCTGCAACCTAATCAAACATCCGTGCCAGAATTTTACGATGTAATTCTAAACGGTCTGGAGATCTTTAAGATTAATGATACAAAAGGGAGCTTAGCAGGCCCAAATCCTGTGCCATCACCGCTTGCCACTCCCATGGAGTCCGAGCCAAAGCAATTTGCACCATCGAAGTCCAGAAAAACTGGCCTTATTCTCGGTGCGGTTGGGGGAGCAGCGGTTGGCTTTGCTCTGGTTATTGGTTTTGTTGCATTTCTCAGGCGTAGGAAGAGGATGGCTCTCGGAGAAAGTTCTAGCATAGCAGGTTGGCTGCCAATTTATGATAGCTCGCGCTCTTCAGAAACTGGAACAACAATCTCAGGCAAAAGTTGTGGCAGCAGTCGCATTTCAAATATTGGTGGAAGCCTCTGTAGACGTTTCTCCTTGGCCGAGATAAAAAATGGTTCCATGAATTTTTCTGAATCCCAAGTTATTGGAGTTGGAGGATTTGGTAAGGTGTACAGATGCTTTGTTGATGGAGGGACTGAAGTTGCCATAAAAAGAGCAAACCCATCATCAGAACAAGGCGTTCATGAGTTTAGAACTGAAATTGATCTgctttcaaagctaagacaccgGCATTTGGTCTCTCTAATTGGGGCTTGTGAAGAACATAATGAAATGATATTGGTGTATGACTATATGGCTAATGGAACTTTGAGGGAGCATCTTTACAAGACCAAGAAGCCACGACTTTCATGGAGACAGAGGCTGGATATCTGCATTGGCGCTGCAAGAGGCCTTCACTATCTTCATACAGGAGCAAAGTACACTATCATCCACAGGGATGTGAAAACTACTAACATTCTGTTGGATGAAAAGTGGGTTGCAAAGGTTTCTGATTTTGGACTCTCAAAAACAGGTCCTACTCTTCATCAAACACATGTTAGTACAATGGTGAAAGGAAGTTTTGGGTACTTGGATCCAGAATACTTCCGCAGGCAACAATTGACAGAGAAATCAGATGTATATTCCTTTGGGGTGGTCCTTTTTGAAGTTTTGTGCGGAAGGCCAGCTCTTGATCCTAATCTTCCAAAAGAGCAAGTTAGTCTAGCAGATTGGGCATTGAGGTGTCATTCCCGGGGTGTTCTTGACGACATTATTGATCCATGTATCAAGGGGGAAATGGCACCTGAATGCTTGAAGCACTTCGCAGAAACAGCAGCTAAATGCTTGTCCGATCAAGGAATTGATCGCCCTTCAATGGGGGCTGTTCTCTGGAATCTGGAGTATTGCttacaattacaaaacaatccAGATGGACCAGAATTCGTTGTGCAACAGAAAGCCAATGATGCTTATGCGATGCATGAAACGTTGCTGACCATTGAGGAGAATGATAAAATAAGCCAGGAGACAGAGGACAGCAGCTCCAACGAAATATTCTCACAAATAATAAATCCTCAAGGGAGATAGGTTGAGTACATGTTTCAATTTTTGCAGTGCACTTTACTTGCTGCTTCTTTGCACATTGTTGGTAGTGATGTTCAAGCATTAATTCTGCTGCTTGTCTGTAATTGCAGCCAATTTGATCGCATTTTGGTCTTAAACATTAGCTATCCCTTGTGAATAAATTAGTGGAAGGGCTCTAGGCCAAGCTTGATGGTAGATTTGTATTcttcatttctcttttttaGTTTGAAAACAGTAGGATTCTTGACCTTTCTGATGATTCTGCAACCTAGTTCATGCAGATCAAGTAATAATTTTAATCTTGCAACCCATTCTGTAAATTAACTGTGTTCATTAGTGCTGGCAAATCATGACCCTTCGGATGTacttaaaatgcatattttggaTTCTCTCGAGTTGTTTTAAGTCTTAGGTGTTACTTCCATCTATCCATGTTTCCTGAATATCTGAATCATATTTGAAGTTTGAGAATCGGTTACTATTTTCAAATACAAAAATGACAATTGGAACAATGAA
This Coffea arabica cultivar ET-39 chromosome 3e, Coffea Arabica ET-39 HiFi, whole genome shotgun sequence DNA region includes the following protein-coding sequences:
- the LOC113737869 gene encoding receptor-like protein kinase ANXUR1; amino-acid sequence: MNFDIHVLFLGITCSFIVNKVHSASNSNISNSDSLVLACGAPTNATDNNGRSWIPDSKFLASSDNSIVAMALSQDPSLPSTVPYMTARVFQSQFTYTFRISPKARHWIRLHFYPSSYNNLSSSNGFFSVTAHGFTLLNNFSALITAQALTQAYIVREYNIVPIQTGILNLTFTPSPAYNGSFAFVNGIEIISTPELFQAAPLVGFSEQSVEVEQNTVQTLIRLNVGGQYIPASDDSGLSRTWYDDSPYLFGAAFGVTSQADENVRINYPTGLPEYIAPVNVYDTARSMGPDPKVNQNFNLTWVFQVDPNYTYLVRFHFCDYQMSKVNQRVFAIFINNQTAFPDADVIGWASAKGVPVYKDFTIHVSDRSGDEQLWVALQPNQTSVPEFYDVILNGLEIFKINDTKGSLAGPNPVPSPLATPMESEPKQFAPSKSRKTGLILGAVGGAAVGFALVIGFVAFLRRRKRMALGESSSIAGWLPIYDSSRSSETGTTISGKSCGSSRISNIGGSLCRRFSLAEIKNGSMNFSESQVIGVGGFGKVYRCFVDGGTEVAIKRANPSSEQGVHEFRTEIDLLSKLRHRHLVSLIGACEEHNEMILVYDYMANGTLREHLYKTKKPRLSWRQRLDICIGAARGLHYLHTGAKYTIIHRDVKTTNILLDEKWVAKVSDFGLSKTGPTLHQTHVSTMVKGSFGYLDPEYFRRQQLTEKSDVYSFGVVLFEVLCGRPALDPNLPKEQVSLADWALRCHSRGVLDDIIDPCIKGEMAPECLKHFAETAAKCLSDQGIDRPSMGAVLWNLEYCLQLQNNPDGPEFVVQQKANDAYAMHETLLTIEENDKISQETEDSSSNEIFSQIINPQGR